The window GACATTAATGGGAAATTTAGTTTGTAAAAAATCATATCTGGGTACACAGTTACAGATTTttgcaaaggaaaaatgaataaaatattcttataGCCATAATGGCAAAGAAAACACTGCTGCTTCTCTGGTTGGAGTCACCTGAGCCAATGGTAAACCTGCCTCTCTGTTTCTCACCAGTACCCTTCCTATGGTTACGAGCCCATGGGTGGATGGCTGCACCACCAAATCATCCCCGTGCTGTCCCAACAGCACCCCCCGACTCACACCCTGCAGCCTCATCACCACATCCCAGTGGTGCCAGCTCAGCAGCCCGTGATCCCCCAGCAACCAATGATGCCCGTTCCTGGCCAACACTCCATGACTCCAACCCAACACCACCAGCCAAACCTCCTTCCGCCCGCCCAGCAGCCCTACCAGCCCCAGCCTGTTcagccacagcctcaccagcCCATGCAGCCCCAGCCACCTGTGCACCCCATGCAGCCCCTGCCGCCACAGCCACCTCTGCCTCCGATGTTCCCcatgcagcccctgcctcccatgCTTCCTGATCTGACTCTGGAAGCTTGGCCATCAACAGATAAGACCAAGCGGGAAGAAGTGGTGAGTATATTTTGAAGCCACTACAATGCAAATCCTGTGAAAATGGTGCAGCAAAATAGGCCCCAGAGTTCTAAGGTCTCCGACAACCAAGGGTCTACAGTTGTAGTAGTTACAGATCTATGATTCTATTAGTCCAAGCAATATGCTATacctttatattaaaaacaaattcatcTAAATGGCTTGGTAATTAAGACCACAGTTTTTATGGTAGGTTTCAATTTTACTATTACTGAATTTCTACCAGAATATATATTACCAAAACCcattaatagaaatatatattactaAACCCCATGAATTTTAAGGGCAACAGCATAAGGGAATATCAGTTCTCCTTATATTTCAAAGGTTTGACTAGCAAGAATAGGCTAGAGTTGCACTGAAGGCTTAAGAAAAGAGGGAGCGGGTAATATTGAGAGTGCAAATATCTGAACAGGCTACAAAAGGTAGAGGGGAAATCTCTTCAAAAACCTACAGGAAGATTCCCCGTTTCCAGTAGTTTTCAATCTAACTTGGAGGCGGCTAAACTAAACATACTGTTAGATTCCTTTTCTGTACTGGGATTCTATAGATGATTAAGCTTTTAGCAAGAAGTTACTGCAATTTAGCACTAAATCTTCCATTGCAAGCAGCTCTTACAAATGAATGGGAATAGTCAACAAAACAACCTTAATCTACATCCATAAAGTCTTACTTCTATGTATACGAGATTATGTGATCCTATGATGTATATGTATCCAACTGTAATTCCAATTTATACATGTTATTGATGATTTGCTactgagaagaagagagaagtgaGGTGGAAATGACCAGGATAAGAAGCCAGGACACAAAGGTTCCAGTTCTGGCTTTGCGCTCAAAGAGGAGGCAGTATTGTAAAAGTTACTTCAAATGTAtgggtgttttattttcttttaaatggggAAAAATGATGAAATCAGATTATTTTCAAGTCTCTGTCCAATTATAAATACCGTagtttctgaatttaaaaaaatcataatatatgTCATAAATGGCTTCATAATTGTGAGCATGTTTATGGAAAATATGGGGCAGAATTTTTTGAAAACTGATTGAATCCCAAGTAGTCTGGTGCCTGTCATTGGCTATTCTAGTCCAAGGCACATGTTCTCTCTGTACatagaaaatgcatttatttatctctttattaataattaataccatGAACTTTATAATGTGCTCACATTTATGTGAGCTATTTATGGAAAAGTGACTTTGGGCAGATAGTTTGAACTCTTTAAAACTCAGTTTCTTCTTGTGTAAAATTTGAGTATAAACATTGATAGTTTATCTTAGAGTTGttttatggaaaacaaaatagcGTGATAAGCTTGGAGCCTGACATACAAGACGTACCCCCTGAAAAGGTAgcaattgttattttattataaaataataggcTTTAAGTGTCCTGAAGGTGGAAGCAGTCCTCATGGACACCTAATATCTAATGACAACGAAATAACAAAGAAACTTCAGAAATTATAGAGTTCAACTTAAATGGTTGTACATTGTTTTGACAAAACTGAAGCCAGACATGTTATTGTAAATGGTACTCACTAGGaacatttgtaaattattttaactgttcttttgcaattttttttcaggACTAAAAGATCAGAAGATGAGAGGGGAATGAATACTTCAGATGCTTTCAGGAATGACACAAGAACACAATGATTTTTGCTTATAATCACTTTACTTAGCAAATTCTGTAACTAAAAAAGTACCATTAGCAGAcaataaaatgcattaaaaatcatTCATGTCTTTGTGTTGAATGAAACTTAAATTTTCCTATCATTTGAGATGATATATTATGAATGAGTATTCTTGAATAAGGTAGGAACTGCTCATTTAGTCATACAAATTCACCATTTGGCAAGCAAATaaggaatatatttctttttagagaaaatttaaattatactctctcaaatcttttttaaaaaacaaagtttatacATCAGTTAAAACAgttgataaaatgaaaatttaagaatATGTACAATAACTAAAACCTGAACCAAATGAAGGGAAGTTTATATGAAAAATTCTTTATGTTAAGAAAGATAAACTTTTGAAGAATGTTTATATTACGAAACAAAATAGGACGTGGAACACTGGCTTTATACTTCACACCACATTGGCAATCAAAATCTGGTCTTTTGATCTCATTCTatggaaaaagatttttaaatgaaattatgtgaCATGCATAATAATGTACTGAATTTAAAGTTATTCAAGTAATTTGTTTTCCCCAAAAAATGTTATCAATGGAGCTTCAAATAGAGAATTACAGTGATTTTAAATACAAGTCATTTCTTTTACCTCATAACTTTAAGATAAATTGTACTGCATAGTCttcaaaatgttaacaaatgCATAAAATGGACTCAAAACAAGTTTTCTTTCCCActcatatttatatttgaatccttttttcttcctacacCCACACAGAATTGTAAACAGTCTTTGCAGGGTTTATATTACACAAACCCATGGTAACTTTATTCCAGTACCTTTATGATTAAGGCCCCTTAATCATTTTCTGGAATGAATAAACATAACTTTACTGGGAGGCTGTCAATATTCAAACAAATAACTTGATTTTAAAGAATTtagattcaattttttaaaggtaGAAAAGCTTTTAATCAATTGGCATGGACCAATTCTAATCAACTGagtcaatatttattaagcacactCTAGGGCAAAGCACTATTCCATGTGCTGGTGAAAAGAGCAAGGTCCCATCCTTAAGGAATCTAGAATCTACCAAAGGGGTAAAATAAGCCcacaaataacaattaaaaaggCCAAATGGTATTAATACTATGACAGAAGTACAGTCAAAATACTCTGGCAAATATGGCAAATACCCTTGGCTAGCTGTCCGACAGCTTTCCTCACCACTCCTTTCCTGTTGGCAGAGCTGGAATCAATCCCAGCATTCAGCCACAGTTTCCAAATCAAAATTCAGATATGTAGTGTGATAATACAGTGGAATGTTTCAAACCAGAGACATACATTAACTGGTAATTATACTCTATACTTGCACTGTCAAATATGGTAGTCCTGTcctatgtggctatttaaatgtaaataaattaaaattaaataaaagttaaaattcaaTTCCTCCATCATAGTAGACACATTTTAAGTGCTAAATAGCCACATggggctagtggctaccatactggacaacacagatacagaatatttccatcaccatTCAGTTTTATCAGACAGCATTGCTCTATGTATTACTTCTTGAAGttgaaaaataattcttattaattcaaatattttaaacaaaagatgaaacaaaaacagatttGCTGGTTCAAAGTGAAAATCTCAACTACCCACAGCAAGTTGTTCCCCAAGCATGCCAGTAATCCTGATGCTGTATGAGAATTTTCTAAGAACTGTAGAAGTGCCATTCTCTTCTTCAGGCCAAACTTCACATACTAAAATGGCTTCCCCTCTAGCTTTCATTTAGAACAGATAAATCCAGAGTTCAGAAGatatttacattcttttctattttgtggTTCAAACTAATAGTGCAACATAACATAGAGGGAGGCACACATTCATGTTACACAGACTCACACACCCATAACCACGCATGCCTTCTGGGTTTACCTGTAGTAAAAAGACACATGTGGAGACATGTGCCATTTGAGtaacttgaaattttaaataaaacttctttCCATTACAGTCATTTAGAGAATGATTATGTGGTTATGGTATTCATTATTACCACCAAGACATACTACAGTTCTtccaatacaaaaattatatcaagaaaaaaatgatcaaGCTGCgcatttcatttccaagcaaTGCCAAGTTTACCATCCCCTTTCTCAACtccacacaaaataaaaatacagactttTCTCTAAATCTGAAGTTTTTCCTTTGGTAGTAAACAATAGCTGAAAATACAAAGACTGAGTTTAAGGCcaagagttttaaaaagaaaataaactagtaGACAACTGTATTAATTGGGAAAAAATAACCCAAGAGGTCCTACTATGAACAGCTTAACATGAGACTAACAAGAGAAAAACGACTTCAACCAATTTCCTAAATTTCCAAAACATAGTAGCATTTAGTAGTACTCCACATTGCTTTAATAAAATAGTCATCAGCTTATGTCTGTTGTGAAATTCTTGTTAGTTGgagtttttacttatttttgtgatTTGGCTTTCAATTCCTTTTGCCCCTATTTGATCTGGAGCCTTATCAGCAAGGGCCATAGGCTGACAtttagatattaaaaatacatcCCTGTTGGGAAAAGTCCATGCTGGCCTCATTTGAAACACCTGACTCTCCCAGATGATAAATAATTATTGAGGAATAAGATTGGGCTGGGAGTGGTGAGGAtttgaagagagaagaaaggagtggTCATTTGGGTTCAAAACATTTACCCCAATAAATCACACTTGAATCCTCTATCACAAAATCTAAATTAATAAAGCCCATTTGCAAATATCATTGTCCTATGGTCAACAAAAAACACCACAGGACCCAGAATTCACTttactattaattttaaaaatgaacaatactAAAATCTCAATTCCTCCAAACAGCCAAATTTTGTTTGCCTCTCCAAATAATTTTCCATGCTTCATATTTGGCCATGGAATGTGCAGGCTCTGGGGGTGTCAGTTAAGTGTCCGCAGAAGCACAAAGCTGGCTTTCCAGTGTGGTGGTAGGGGGTGCAGCCTCCATAACCAAACCATTTGATTCACAATCATGACCATTGCCTATCTGCTGTGGAAACTTGGACAATTTTTTTAGCCTCTCTATGGCTCAGTACACTCGTCTATAAAATGTACTAATATCATGCTCTGCTCTGAGTCTTTTCATGTTAATGAGCCCcaagctcaataaatgttagctacagTTCTTACAATCAGAAAGAGAGCTTTgacctgcctctgtagactcccaAAGAGAACACTACCCAGTTGGAAGCAGGAGTGATACAAAATTTGGATATAACATGGAAGTTTTTGATGCCACAGGCACTGAAGTACatcatgtttgtctttttttttgagacagagtcttgctctgtcacccaggctggagtgcagtggtgtgatcttggcttgctgcaacttccgcctcctgggttcaagtgatcctccagcctcagcctcccaagtagctgggattacaagagtgagccaccacacccagctaatttttgtatttttagtagaaacggggtttcaccatgttggccaggctggtcttgaactcctgacctcaagtgatctgcccacctctgcctcccaaagcactaggattacaggtgtgagccactgtgcccggcccatgtcCGTCATTTATCAGTGCATCACTCTGACAATGTAGCCACCTGAGCACCTCCCTTACTGATTGTGACCCTAAATGATCTTCGCCTTCTCCTACCTGATATCCCCAGACACTGTTTGCTGCCTCCAAGACAAGCCTTCATCCTCAATTCACCACTCTGAGGGTAACAGGAGAGCAACACCAGGCAAGTGTGATGGGGGCGCTCCACTAGGTGGAGGCTAGAACTTGAGACCACCTCTCTCTGCATGTCTTCCTTTTACCTTCTTTCTAGGGCTGAGCCTTTGTGTACAGTGACTCCCAACTCAGACCCTTCCCTTGTCACTCTGGCA of the Pongo abelii isolate AG06213 chromosome X, NHGRI_mPonAbe1-v2.0_pri, whole genome shotgun sequence genome contains:
- the AMELX gene encoding amelogenin, X isoform — its product is MGTWILFACLLGAAFAMPLPPHPGHPGYINFSYEVLTPLKWYQSIRPPYPSYGYEPMGGWLHHQIIPVLSQQHPPTHTLQPHHHIPVVPAQQPVIPQQPMMPVPGQHSMTPTQHHQPNLLPPAQQPYQPQPVQPQPHQPMQPQPPVHPMQPLPPQPPLPPMFPMQPLPPMLPDLTLEAWPSTDKTKREEVVSIF